One region of Primulina tabacum isolate GXHZ01 chromosome 17, ASM2559414v2, whole genome shotgun sequence genomic DNA includes:
- the LOC142530883 gene encoding protein farnesyltransferase subunit beta-like isoform X1: MESMVATKSQEEQWMVQDQVFRIYDLICNLPPHAQSVNFEIRRDNHVEYLTKSLKQLGPNFAVLDANRPWLCYWIIHSIALMGDGVDDKLENDVVEFLNRCQDLNGGYGGGPGQMPHLATTYAAVNTLITVGGDISLSSINRKNIYEFFLRMKDKSGGFRMHDGGEIDVRACYTAISVASVLNILDDRLIENVGDYISSCQTYEGGIAGEPGSEAHGGYTFCGLAAMVLINDVHRLNLPSLINWVVFRQGVECGFQGRTNKLVDGCYSFWQGGTAAIIQRLHLIVNKQLGLPYAFKHGSSVETGKCSADSDFADRDQVSEGASSPVNDVCRLEQEGAGISNASHPMELTKNGDNFIRGHICMRPLFNSMALQQYILLCSQEEAGFRDKPGKHRDHYHTCYVLSGLSICHYIGIQNADSPPLPRDILGPYSNLLEPVHPLYNIVLDKYYEAHEFFVRSQL; the protein is encoded by the exons ATGGAGAGCATGGTGGCTACCAAATCACAGGAAGAGCAGTGGATGGTACAGGATCAAGTTTTTCGGATTTACGATCTCATCTGCAACCTTCCGCCCCACGCTCAATCAGTAAA cTTTGAGATTCGACGCGACAATCATGTTGAGTATCTCACCAAAAGCCTCAAACAACTTGGTCCCAATTTTGCAGTTTTGGATGCCAA TCGGCCTTGGCTATGCTATTGGATCATTCACTCGATTGCTTTAATGGGCGATGGTGTTGATGACAAACTGGAAAATGATGTTGTTGAATTTCTCAACCGTTGCCAG GATCTTAACGGTGGATATGGTGGCGGCCCAGGTCAG ATGCCTCATTTGGCAACAACTTATGCTGCAGTCAATACGCTTATTACTGTGGGTGGTGACATATCTTTGTCATCAATAAATAG AAAAAATATTTACGAATTTTTCCTGCGAATGAAAGACAAAAGTGGTGGCTTTAG GATGCATGATGGTGGAGAAATAGATGTTCGTGCTTGCTACACTGCTATATCT gTGGCCAGTGTTCTTAACATTTTGGATGATAGGCTGATTGAAAATGTCGGAGATTACATCTCAAG TTGTCAGACTTATGAAGGTGGAATTGCTGGTGAACCGGGTTCAGAAGCTCATGGTGG GTATACTTTCTGTGGTTTAGCTGCAATGGTTCTGATTAATGATGTTCATCGTTTAAACCTGCCTAGTTTAATT AACTGGGTGGTATTCAGGCAAGGAGTGGAATGTGGATTTCAAGGCAGAACAAATAAATTAGTTGACGGATGCTATTCGTTTTGGCAG GGAGGAACAGCTGCAATAATTCAGCGGTTACATTTGATCGTTAACAAACAGCTGGGCTTACCTTATGCCTTCAAACATGGCAGCAGTGTAGAGACTGGCAAATGTTCTGCAGATTCCGATTTTGCTGACAGGGATCAAGTTTCTGAAGGGGCTTCCTCCCCTGTAAATGATGTTTGCAGGCTTGAGCAAGAAG GTGCAGGAATATCTAATGCTTCTCATCCAATGGAGTTGACTAAGAATGGTGATAATTTTATCCGAGGACATATATGCATGAGACCTCTTTTCAACAGCATGGCGTTGCAGCAGTATATTCTTCTTTGCTCCCAG GAGGAGGCGGGTTTCAGAGACAAACCAGGGAAACATAGAGATCATTATCATACGTGCTATGTTCTAAGCGGATTATCCATATGCCATTATATTGGAATACAAAATGCCGACTCTCCACCTCTTCCAAGGGATATTTTGGGACCTTATTCCAATCTATTGGAACCTGTTCACCCTCTGTATAACATAGTGCTAGATAAATACTATGAAGCACATGAGTTCTTTGTGAGATCACAATTATAA
- the LOC142530883 gene encoding protein farnesyltransferase subunit beta-like isoform X2: MESMVATKSQEEQWMVQDQVFRIYDLICNLPPHAQSVNFEIRRDNHVEYLTKSLKQLGPNFAVLDANRPWLCYWIIHSIALMGDGVDDKLENDVVEFLNRCQDLNGGYGGGPGQMPHLATTYAAVNTLITVGGDISLSSINRKNIYEFFLRMKDKSGGFRMHDGGEIDVRACYTAISVASVLNILDDRLIENVGDYISSCQTYEGGIAGEPGSEAHGGYTFCGLAAMVLINDVHRLNLPSLINWVVFRQGVECGFQGRTNKLVDGCYSFWQGGTAAIIQRLHLIVNKQLGLPYAFKHGSSVETGKCSADSDFADRDQVSEGASSPVNDVCRLEQEGISNASHPMELTKNGDNFIRGHICMRPLFNSMALQQYILLCSQEEAGFRDKPGKHRDHYHTCYVLSGLSICHYIGIQNADSPPLPRDILGPYSNLLEPVHPLYNIVLDKYYEAHEFFVRSQL; encoded by the exons ATGGAGAGCATGGTGGCTACCAAATCACAGGAAGAGCAGTGGATGGTACAGGATCAAGTTTTTCGGATTTACGATCTCATCTGCAACCTTCCGCCCCACGCTCAATCAGTAAA cTTTGAGATTCGACGCGACAATCATGTTGAGTATCTCACCAAAAGCCTCAAACAACTTGGTCCCAATTTTGCAGTTTTGGATGCCAA TCGGCCTTGGCTATGCTATTGGATCATTCACTCGATTGCTTTAATGGGCGATGGTGTTGATGACAAACTGGAAAATGATGTTGTTGAATTTCTCAACCGTTGCCAG GATCTTAACGGTGGATATGGTGGCGGCCCAGGTCAG ATGCCTCATTTGGCAACAACTTATGCTGCAGTCAATACGCTTATTACTGTGGGTGGTGACATATCTTTGTCATCAATAAATAG AAAAAATATTTACGAATTTTTCCTGCGAATGAAAGACAAAAGTGGTGGCTTTAG GATGCATGATGGTGGAGAAATAGATGTTCGTGCTTGCTACACTGCTATATCT gTGGCCAGTGTTCTTAACATTTTGGATGATAGGCTGATTGAAAATGTCGGAGATTACATCTCAAG TTGTCAGACTTATGAAGGTGGAATTGCTGGTGAACCGGGTTCAGAAGCTCATGGTGG GTATACTTTCTGTGGTTTAGCTGCAATGGTTCTGATTAATGATGTTCATCGTTTAAACCTGCCTAGTTTAATT AACTGGGTGGTATTCAGGCAAGGAGTGGAATGTGGATTTCAAGGCAGAACAAATAAATTAGTTGACGGATGCTATTCGTTTTGGCAG GGAGGAACAGCTGCAATAATTCAGCGGTTACATTTGATCGTTAACAAACAGCTGGGCTTACCTTATGCCTTCAAACATGGCAGCAGTGTAGAGACTGGCAAATGTTCTGCAGATTCCGATTTTGCTGACAGGGATCAAGTTTCTGAAGGGGCTTCCTCCCCTGTAAATGATGTTTGCAGGCTTGAGCAAGAAG GAATATCTAATGCTTCTCATCCAATGGAGTTGACTAAGAATGGTGATAATTTTATCCGAGGACATATATGCATGAGACCTCTTTTCAACAGCATGGCGTTGCAGCAGTATATTCTTCTTTGCTCCCAG GAGGAGGCGGGTTTCAGAGACAAACCAGGGAAACATAGAGATCATTATCATACGTGCTATGTTCTAAGCGGATTATCCATATGCCATTATATTGGAATACAAAATGCCGACTCTCCACCTCTTCCAAGGGATATTTTGGGACCTTATTCCAATCTATTGGAACCTGTTCACCCTCTGTATAACATAGTGCTAGATAAATACTATGAAGCACATGAGTTCTTTGTGAGATCACAATTATAA
- the LOC142530882 gene encoding putative phospholipid-transporting ATPase 8: protein MRDLRKMAGGSRKGIRFSRLYSFSCLKSKFRDEHSQIGGKGYSRIVYCNDPDNPEQLQLRYRSNYVSTTKYTAFNFIPKSLFEQFRRVANIYFLAVACVSFSPLAPYSATSVLAPLVVVIGVTMAKEALEDWRRMKQDIEANNRKVKVYDRSNTFQDTRWKNLRVGNLVKVYKDEYFPADLLLISSSYEDGICYVETTNLDGETNLKVKHALDVTSSLRDDDYYKKFKAIIKCEDPNEDLYSFIGTMWYNGLQHPLSLQQILVRDSKLRNTEYVYGVVVFTGHDTKVMQNAIDPPKRSKIERKMDKIVYILFSLLVSVSLMGSFFFGITTKNDIHDGKVQRWYLQPEHTTVFYDPKRAALAAFFHFLTGLMLYGYLIPISLYVSIEMVKVLQGIFINQDQDMYYEETDNLAHARTSNLNEELGQVDTILSDKTGTLTCNSMDFVKCSIAGTAYGLGVTEVERALAKRKVDAKHNITNSSSNIQMSTDDVTDLGKSIKGFNFKDDRIMNGGWVNEPHADVIQKFFRVLALCHTAIPEVNQETGEIDYEAESPDEAAFVIAARELGFEFFERTQSSISLHELDYGKGRKTDRSYELLHVLEFSSARKRMSVIVKNAENQLLLLSKGADSAMFERLSRKAKDFEAKTREHIKRYAEAGLRTLVVAYRELSEDEFRSWEEEFLDAKASVNADRGALVDAATDKIERDLILLGATAVEDKLQKGVPQCIEKLANAGIKIWVITGDQMETAINIGYACGLLREDMKQIVITLDSPEISDLEKRGDENEATKASSESITEQIRKGKSQLCSGGSSTTFGLIIDGKSLSFALSSNLEGAFLDLVVHCASVICCRSTPKQKALVTRLVKKGTGKTTLAIGDGANDVGMLQEADIGVGISGVEGMQAAMSSDFTVAQFCFLERLLLVHGHWCYRRISMMICYFFYKNIAFGFTLFWFEARASFSGQPAYNDWYMSFYNVFFTSLPVIALGVFDQDVSARLCLKHPQLYEEGVHDILFSWPRILGWMLNGIISSMIIFFFTTNSILHQAFRRDGSVVDFEVLGVLMYTCVVWTVNCQMALSINYFTWIQHFFIWGSIAFWYIFLVIYGSLSPVVSTTAFRVLVEACAPSPFYWLATLLVVVSTLLPYILYRTLQVEFNPMIHDRIQRSGLGGSENESPGDLSIRHSGKMGSVKDKSRYRDSLLVKR, encoded by the exons ATGCGTGACTTAAGGAAAATGGCTGGTGGTAGTAGAAAAGGGATTCGTTTTAGCAGGCTTTACTCATTTTCATGTCTCAAATCTAAGTTTAGAGACGAGCATAGTCAAATTGGGGGAAAGGGTTATTCCAGAATTGTGTATTGTAATGACCCTGATAATCCAGAGCAGCTCCAGCTTAGGTACAGGAGTAATTATGTTTCTACGACAAAGTACACCGCCTTTAATTTTATTCCCAAGTCATTGTTTGAGCAGTTCAGGAGGGttgcaaatatatattttcttgctGTAGCTTGTGTATCTTTTAGTCCGTTAGCACCTTACAGTGCTACAAGTGTTCTTGCACCTTTGGTCGTGGTAATTGGAGTGACAATGGCGAAAGAAGCCTTGGAAGATTGGAGGCGTATGAAACAG GATATAGAGGCTAATAACCGCAAGGTCAAAGTTTATGATAGAAGCAATACTTTTCAAGATACCAGATGGAAGAATTTACGAGTTGGCAATCTTGTAAAGGTGTACAAGGATGAATATTTCCCTGCAGATCTGCTTCTTATTTCATCAAGCTATGAGGACGGGATTTGTTATGTTGAGACAACAAATTTAGACGGAGAGACTAATCTCAAAGTGAAGCATGCTCTTGATGTTACATCCTCCTTGCGTGATGATGACTACTATAAAAAATTCAAGGCaattattaagtgtgaggacCCAAATGAGGATCTTTATTCATTCATCGGAACCATGTGGTATAATGGTCTGCAGCATCCCCTTTCTCTGCAACAGATTCTTGTGCGTGATTCTAAACTTCGAAATACTGAGTACGTGTACGGTGTGGTTGTGTTTACTGGTCATGACACTAAAGTCATGCAGAATGCTATAGATCCTCCTAAGAGGAGTAAGATTGAGAGAAAAATGGATAAGATAGTGTACATCCTTTTTAGTCTATTGGTTTCAGTATCTTTGATGGGATCTTTCTTTTTTGGAATCACAACCAAGAATGACATTCATGATGGAAAAGTGCAGAGATGGTATCTCCAACCAGAACATACCACCGTGTTTTATGATCCAAAACGAGCGGCACTGGCTGctttttttcatttcttgacCGGGCTTATGTTGTATGGATATCTGATACCAATATCCCTGTATGTATCTATTGAGATGGTAAAAGTTTTACAGGGCATATTTATAAATCAGGATCAAGATATGTATTATGAAGAAACCGACAACCTAGCGCATGCAAGGACTTCTAATTTGAATGAGGAACTTGGACAAGTAGATACTATCCTTTCTGATAAAACGGGTACTTTGACGTGCAACTCAATGGATTTTGTTAAATGCTCAATAGCTGGCACAGCATATGGCCTCGGTGTGACAGAGGTAGAAAGAGCCCTAGCTAAGAGAAAAGTTGATGCAAAGCATAACATCACAAATTCTTCCTCCAATATACAAATGTCTACTGATGACGTCACAGATTTGGGAAAATCAATAAAAGGTTTCAATTTCAAAGATGACCGCATTATGAATGGTGGATGGGTTAATGAGCCTCACGCAGATGTGATACAAAAGTTCTTTAGAGTGCTAGCACTCTGCCATACAGCCATTCCCGAGGTGAATCAAGAAACTGGTGAAATTGATTACGAAGCTGAGTCGCCAGATGAAGCTGCCTTTGTTATTGCTGCTAGAGAGCTTGGCTTCGAGTTCTTCGAAAGAACCCAATCTAGTATCTCTTTACATGAACTAGATTATGGAAAAGGCAGAAAAACTGACAG GTCCTATGAGCTTCTTCATGTCTTAGAGTTCAGTAGTGCCAGGAAAAGGATGTCTGTGATCGTTAAGAATGCTGAAAATCAGTTACTGCTCCTCTCCAAGGGTGCAGACAG TGCAATGTTTGAACGGCTCTCTAGAAAAGCAAAAGATTTTGAAGCTAAGACAAGGGAACATATCAAAAGATATGCTGAAGCAGGTTTACGAACTCTGGTCGTTGCATACCGTGAACTTAGTGAAGATGAGTTTAGGTCATGGGAAGAAGAGTTTCTGGATGCCAAGGCATCTGTAAATGCTGATAGAGGTGCATTGGTGGATGCAGCCACTGATAAGATTGAAAGAGACTTAATTCTCCTTGGAGCTACTGCTGTCGAGGACAAGCTACAAAAGGGG GTTCCACAATGCATCGAGAAACTTGCAAATGCAGGAATCAAGATTTGGGTCATAACAGGAGATCAGATGGAGACAGCAATAAATATTGG ATATGCTTGTGGCTTGCTGAGAGAGGACATGAAGCAGATTGTGATCACTTTAGACTCCCCAGAAATTAGTGATCTAGAAAAACGAGGGGACGAGAATGAAGCTACGAAG GCTTCGAGTGAAAGCATTACAGAGCAAATTAGGAAAGGAAAATCTCAGCTATGTTCGGGAGGTAGTTCGACTACCTTTGGTCTGATAATTGATGGAAAGTCATTATCTTTTGCTCTCAGCTCGAATCTGGAGGGGGCATTTTTGGATCTAGTGGTTCATTGTGCATCCGTTATATGCTGTCGCTCCACACCTAAACAGAAAGCCCTT GTTACAAGGTTGGTTAAAAAGGGTACGGGTAAAACAACACTAGCAATTGGTGATGGGGCAAATGATGTAGGCATGCTTCAAGAAGCTGATATTGGGGTTGGCATCAGCGGCGTTGAAGGAATGCAG GCTGCAATGTCGAGTGATTTTACGGTAGCGCAGTTCTGTTTCCTGGAACGCCTGTTGTTGGTTCATGGCCACTGGTGCTACAGACGAATATCTATGATG ATATGCTACTTCTTTTACAAGAACATTGCCTTTGGGTTCACACTATTCTGGTTTGAGGCTCGGGCTTCCTTCTCCGGCCAACCTGCCTATAATGATTGGTACATGTCATTCTACAACGTTTTCTTCACTTCACTCCCTGTGATTGCTCTTGGTGTTTTTGACCAGGATGTTTCCGCACGACTGTGTCTGAAG CATCCTCAATTATACGAAGAGGGAGTTCATGATATTCTCTTCAGTTGGCCGCGCATACTTGGTTGGATGCTAAATGGTATCATTAGTTCCATgatcatcttcttcttcacaaCTAACTCTATACTACATCAAGCCTTTCGTAGAGATGGCAGTGTTGTTGATTTTGAAGTTCTCGGAGTTCTTATGTATACATGTGTGGTTTGGACGGTGAACTGTCAAATGGCCCTATCTATCAACTACTTTACATGGATTCAACACTTCTTCATCTGGGGCAGCATTGCCTTTTGGTACATTTTTTTAGTTATATATGGTTCGCTTTCTCCTGTAGTATCTACAACTGCATTCCGAGTTCTCGTTGAAGCCTGTGCCCCGAGTCCATTCTACTGGCTGGCAACTCTTCTTGTCGTTGTCTCTACTCTGTTACCATATATATTGTACAGAACTTTACAGGTTGAATTTAATCCTATGATCCATGACAGAATTCAAAGGAGTGGATTGGGAGGGTCCGAGAATGAATCGCCTGGGGATTTGTCAATCCGACACTCAGGAAAGATGGGTAGTGTAAAGGATAAATCAAGATATCGAGACTCATTGTTAGTTAAACGGTAA